From the Pomacea canaliculata isolate SZHN2017 linkage group LG4, ASM307304v1, whole genome shotgun sequence genome, one window contains:
- the LOC112562621 gene encoding ribose-phosphate pyrophosphokinase 4-like isoform X1 translates to MTLNQQSARTFDDDVLLYFHPSMENLAREIANKCDGQKKKEAESYSRRVCFCDKIRWRHFNDGFPDLFIDDVKAMAGKDVIFLGSFHSPEVIFEQLSLLYAFPRYLARSFHFIMPYFPTGTMERIDLEGQIATAKTLATLLSAIPLSAKGPAQIMIYDIHALQERFYFSDTVIPRLVTAIPLLQRELDQLSDCSNLAYAFPDDGAYKRFHHHFKDDRTIICAKVRDGTSRTVTVKDGHPEGKHVIIIDDLVQTGGTLRECAKALVQRGAEKISAYVTHAIFPKESWKHFIGCTPEFENFWMTDSVPHAVEICKNPPFKMISLCDSISESLLGYDLMPQ, encoded by the exons ATGACTTTGAACCAACAGTCGGCACGaacatttgatgatgatgtgttgcTCTATTTTCACCCTTCGATGGAAAACCTTGCGAGAGAGATTGCTAATAAATGCGACGGTCAGAAAAAG AAGGAAGCTGAGTCATACAGTCGCCGGGTATGCTTTTGTGATAAAATCCGGTGGAGGCATTTCAACGATGGTTTTCCAGACCTTTTTATTGATGATGTAAAGGCGATGGCTGGAAAGGACG ttatctTTCTTGGGAGCTTTCATTCTCCAGAGGTAATATTTGAGCAGCTCTCACTACTATATGCATTCCCAAG GTATCTTGCAAGATCATTTCACTTCATCATGCCTTATTTTCCAACAGGAACTATGGAACGCATTGATTTGGAGGGTCAGATTGCCACAGCAAAG ACTCTGGCCACACTGCTGTCTGCAATTCCCCTAAGTGCTAAGGGACCTGCCCAGATTATGATTTATGACATCCATGCCTTGCAGGAGAGATTTTACTTTTCAGATACGGTCATCCCAAG ACTTGTAACTGCCATTCCTCTTCTTCAACGGGAATTAGACCAGCTTTCAGACTGCAGTAACCTTGCTTATGCCTTTCCTGATGATGGAGCTTATAAGAGGTTTCATCATCATTTCAAGGATGACCGTACCATTATTTGTGCCAAAGTGAGAGATGGAACTTCAAGGACTGTCACAGTAAAAGATG GCCATCCAGAAGGAAAGCATGTGATCATTATTGATGACCTGGTACAAACTGGTGGAACCTTGAGGGAGTGTGCCAAG GCACTTGTTCAGAGAGGAGCTGAGAAAATCAGTGCGTATGTGACTCATGCTATTTTCCCAAAAGAGTCATGGAAACACTTTATAGGCTGCACACCAGAATTTGAAAATTTCTGGATGACAGACTCAGTTCCCCATGCCGTTGAAATCTGCAAGAATCCACCTTTTAAGATGATTTCACTGTGTGATTCAATCTCTGAATCTCTTCTTGGTTATGACCTTATGCCTCAGTGA
- the LOC112562621 gene encoding ribose-phosphate pyrophosphokinase 4-like isoform X2, giving the protein MTLNQQSARTFDDDVLLYFHPSMENLAREIANKCDGQKKEAESYSRRVCFCDKIRWRHFNDGFPDLFIDDVKAMAGKDVIFLGSFHSPEVIFEQLSLLYAFPRYLARSFHFIMPYFPTGTMERIDLEGQIATAKTLATLLSAIPLSAKGPAQIMIYDIHALQERFYFSDTVIPRLVTAIPLLQRELDQLSDCSNLAYAFPDDGAYKRFHHHFKDDRTIICAKVRDGTSRTVTVKDGHPEGKHVIIIDDLVQTGGTLRECAKALVQRGAEKISAYVTHAIFPKESWKHFIGCTPEFENFWMTDSVPHAVEICKNPPFKMISLCDSISESLLGYDLMPQ; this is encoded by the exons ATGACTTTGAACCAACAGTCGGCACGaacatttgatgatgatgtgttgcTCTATTTTCACCCTTCGATGGAAAACCTTGCGAGAGAGATTGCTAATAAATGCGACGGTCAGAAAAAG GAAGCTGAGTCATACAGTCGCCGGGTATGCTTTTGTGATAAAATCCGGTGGAGGCATTTCAACGATGGTTTTCCAGACCTTTTTATTGATGATGTAAAGGCGATGGCTGGAAAGGACG ttatctTTCTTGGGAGCTTTCATTCTCCAGAGGTAATATTTGAGCAGCTCTCACTACTATATGCATTCCCAAG GTATCTTGCAAGATCATTTCACTTCATCATGCCTTATTTTCCAACAGGAACTATGGAACGCATTGATTTGGAGGGTCAGATTGCCACAGCAAAG ACTCTGGCCACACTGCTGTCTGCAATTCCCCTAAGTGCTAAGGGACCTGCCCAGATTATGATTTATGACATCCATGCCTTGCAGGAGAGATTTTACTTTTCAGATACGGTCATCCCAAG ACTTGTAACTGCCATTCCTCTTCTTCAACGGGAATTAGACCAGCTTTCAGACTGCAGTAACCTTGCTTATGCCTTTCCTGATGATGGAGCTTATAAGAGGTTTCATCATCATTTCAAGGATGACCGTACCATTATTTGTGCCAAAGTGAGAGATGGAACTTCAAGGACTGTCACAGTAAAAGATG GCCATCCAGAAGGAAAGCATGTGATCATTATTGATGACCTGGTACAAACTGGTGGAACCTTGAGGGAGTGTGCCAAG GCACTTGTTCAGAGAGGAGCTGAGAAAATCAGTGCGTATGTGACTCATGCTATTTTCCCAAAAGAGTCATGGAAACACTTTATAGGCTGCACACCAGAATTTGAAAATTTCTGGATGACAGACTCAGTTCCCCATGCCGTTGAAATCTGCAAGAATCCACCTTTTAAGATGATTTCACTGTGTGATTCAATCTCTGAATCTCTTCTTGGTTATGACCTTATGCCTCAGTGA
- the LOC112562621 gene encoding ribose-phosphate pyrophosphokinase 4-like isoform X3 encodes MAGKDVIFLGSFHSPEVIFEQLSLLYAFPRYLARSFHFIMPYFPTGTMERIDLEGQIATAKTLATLLSAIPLSAKGPAQIMIYDIHALQERFYFSDTVIPRLVTAIPLLQRELDQLSDCSNLAYAFPDDGAYKRFHHHFKDDRTIICAKVRDGTSRTVTVKDGHPEGKHVIIIDDLVQTGGTLRECAKALVQRGAEKISAYVTHAIFPKESWKHFIGCTPEFENFWMTDSVPHAVEICKNPPFKMISLCDSISESLLGYDLMPQ; translated from the exons ATGGCTGGAAAGGACG ttatctTTCTTGGGAGCTTTCATTCTCCAGAGGTAATATTTGAGCAGCTCTCACTACTATATGCATTCCCAAG GTATCTTGCAAGATCATTTCACTTCATCATGCCTTATTTTCCAACAGGAACTATGGAACGCATTGATTTGGAGGGTCAGATTGCCACAGCAAAG ACTCTGGCCACACTGCTGTCTGCAATTCCCCTAAGTGCTAAGGGACCTGCCCAGATTATGATTTATGACATCCATGCCTTGCAGGAGAGATTTTACTTTTCAGATACGGTCATCCCAAG ACTTGTAACTGCCATTCCTCTTCTTCAACGGGAATTAGACCAGCTTTCAGACTGCAGTAACCTTGCTTATGCCTTTCCTGATGATGGAGCTTATAAGAGGTTTCATCATCATTTCAAGGATGACCGTACCATTATTTGTGCCAAAGTGAGAGATGGAACTTCAAGGACTGTCACAGTAAAAGATG GCCATCCAGAAGGAAAGCATGTGATCATTATTGATGACCTGGTACAAACTGGTGGAACCTTGAGGGAGTGTGCCAAG GCACTTGTTCAGAGAGGAGCTGAGAAAATCAGTGCGTATGTGACTCATGCTATTTTCCCAAAAGAGTCATGGAAACACTTTATAGGCTGCACACCAGAATTTGAAAATTTCTGGATGACAGACTCAGTTCCCCATGCCGTTGAAATCTGCAAGAATCCACCTTTTAAGATGATTTCACTGTGTGATTCAATCTCTGAATCTCTTCTTGGTTATGACCTTATGCCTCAGTGA
- the LOC112562621 gene encoding ribose-phosphate pyrophosphokinase 4-like isoform X4 — MHSQGTMERIDLEGQIATAKTLATLLSAIPLSAKGPAQIMIYDIHALQERFYFSDTVIPRLVTAIPLLQRELDQLSDCSNLAYAFPDDGAYKRFHHHFKDDRTIICAKVRDGTSRTVTVKDGHPEGKHVIIIDDLVQTGGTLRECAKALVQRGAEKISAYVTHAIFPKESWKHFIGCTPEFENFWMTDSVPHAVEICKNPPFKMISLCDSISESLLGYDLMPQ; from the exons ATGCATTCCCAAG GAACTATGGAACGCATTGATTTGGAGGGTCAGATTGCCACAGCAAAG ACTCTGGCCACACTGCTGTCTGCAATTCCCCTAAGTGCTAAGGGACCTGCCCAGATTATGATTTATGACATCCATGCCTTGCAGGAGAGATTTTACTTTTCAGATACGGTCATCCCAAG ACTTGTAACTGCCATTCCTCTTCTTCAACGGGAATTAGACCAGCTTTCAGACTGCAGTAACCTTGCTTATGCCTTTCCTGATGATGGAGCTTATAAGAGGTTTCATCATCATTTCAAGGATGACCGTACCATTATTTGTGCCAAAGTGAGAGATGGAACTTCAAGGACTGTCACAGTAAAAGATG GCCATCCAGAAGGAAAGCATGTGATCATTATTGATGACCTGGTACAAACTGGTGGAACCTTGAGGGAGTGTGCCAAG GCACTTGTTCAGAGAGGAGCTGAGAAAATCAGTGCGTATGTGACTCATGCTATTTTCCCAAAAGAGTCATGGAAACACTTTATAGGCTGCACACCAGAATTTGAAAATTTCTGGATGACAGACTCAGTTCCCCATGCCGTTGAAATCTGCAAGAATCCACCTTTTAAGATGATTTCACTGTGTGATTCAATCTCTGAATCTCTTCTTGGTTATGACCTTATGCCTCAGTGA
- the LOC112561876 gene encoding uncharacterized protein LOC112561876 gives MSKTSNARIPAISCRTAQKAATSTLRISLISALQLIIYLLPSQRKQNSTFSFEFGFYQVAGDRQSSSDWKFICNDDSAVLNPYPAQLCGDGKLKVVRDRTKSIPLFSDDTETVIYDVFSNPDITQYDQKEPSCEEAQFHLTKTCPDDAARQLAVSYCWPIVGSLGHRNCLSKYTYDIAEIFAACVEWACSGFPKPGADKDKNCNALAEAIDDCRRFPGLKEKIDESKCYTGLRWVQSEREDDCPSL, from the exons ATGTCAAAGACATCCAATGCACGAATACCAGCGATCAGTTGCCGTACAGCACAAAAGGCGGCAACATCAACTTTGAGGATCTCTTTGATATCAGCATTGCAGCTGATCATCTATCTCTTACCAtcacagagaaaacaaaacagcaccTTTTCTTTTGAGTTCGGCTTCTACCAGGTAGCAGGCGACAGGCAGTCATCATCAGACTGGAAATTCATCTGCAACGACGACAGCGCTGTTCTCAACCCGTATCCCGCACAACTATGTG GTGACGGGAAGCTGAAGGTTGTCAGAGACAGGACTAAATCCATCCCATTGTTCAGTGATGATACGGAGACCGTTATCTACGACGTTTTCAGTAATCCTGACATCACTCAGTATGACCA AAAGGAACCCTCGTGCGAGGAGGCCCAGTTCCATCTGACCAAGACTTGCCCAGACGACGCGGCGAGGCAACTGGCTGTCAGCTACTGTTGGCCCATAGTGGGCAGCCTTGGACACAGAAACTGCCTGTCGAAGTATACCTACGATATTGCTGAAATATTTGCG GCATGTGTGGAGTGGGCGTGTAGCGGTTTTCCAAAGCCCGGTGCTGACAAGGACAAGAACTGTAACGCCCTGGCGGAAGCCATTGACGACTGCAGGCGGTTCCCGGGTCTGAAGGAGAAGATCGACGAGAGCAAGTGCTACACCGGCCTCCGCTGGGTGCAGTCGGAACGCGAGGACGACTGTCCGAGTCTCTGA